One window from the genome of Anaerotruncus rubiinfantis encodes:
- the hdhA gene encoding 7alpha-hydroxysteroid dehydrogenase, whose protein sequence is MENKVALVTSATKGIGLACALKLAENGARVAMGARRLRAAQEICDRSRAKGYEMFPVFFDALERESYGSMVGAAVKQAGRIDILVNNFGTGRPAEDLDLVNGSEEAFFEILELNLGSVYRISRLVVPHMLEQGGGSIVNISSIGGMIPDVTRIGYGVSKAAINNITQQIAMQYARNNIRCNAVLPGLTGTDAAMKNMPDSFIRSFLSHVPLNRIGTPEDVANAVLFLSSDDASYITGHILDVAGGYGIGTPQYAGLARRAGSDV, encoded by the coding sequence TTGGAGAACAAAGTCGCGTTGGTGACGTCGGCCACCAAAGGGATTGGTTTGGCTTGCGCGTTAAAGCTTGCGGAAAATGGGGCGCGGGTGGCAATGGGGGCCCGCCGGCTGCGGGCTGCGCAGGAGATCTGCGACCGGAGCAGAGCCAAAGGGTATGAGATGTTTCCAGTGTTCTTTGACGCCCTTGAGCGGGAGAGCTACGGCTCTATGGTGGGGGCGGCTGTCAAGCAGGCGGGGCGCATCGATATTCTGGTCAACAACTTTGGAACCGGCAGGCCCGCGGAGGATCTGGATTTGGTAAACGGATCAGAAGAGGCTTTTTTTGAGATTTTGGAGCTGAATCTGGGGAGCGTTTACCGCATCAGCCGTCTGGTGGTTCCGCATATGCTGGAGCAGGGCGGGGGAAGTATTGTGAATATCTCCTCCATCGGCGGGATGATACCGGACGTAACCCGGATCGGTTATGGCGTTTCAAAAGCCGCGATCAATAATATAACCCAGCAGATCGCCATGCAGTATGCGCGCAACAACATCCGCTGCAATGCGGTGCTTCCGGGGCTCACCGGTACCGACGCCGCGATGAAAAACATGCCCGATTCCTTTATCCGATCGTTCCTGTCCCACGTGCCTCTCAATCGTATCGGAACTCCGGAGGACGTTGCGAACGCGGTGCTTTTTCTCTCGAGCGACGACGCCTCCTATATTACCGGTCACATCCTGGATGTAGCCGGGGGCTATGGCATTGGGACTCCGCAATATGCCGGCCTTGCAAGGCGCGCGGGTTCGGACGTCTGA
- a CDS encoding zinc-dependent alcohol dehydrogenase gives MKAVVKNSTDIGLEYREVDKPVPKPHEVLIEVEAASICGTDIHYYKWDQNAKDFAGKFNVQFPFIIGHEFSGTIVAVGEAVSTRKVGQRVAIETHIPCGTCFQCENGEAHNCANMSVYGTSCNGCFAPYAVADEKISFVLPDEVSFEEGALLEPAGVAMRAVEEARIAPGDTVVINGCGPIGLMAIQIAYAAGAGRVIAFDMDEYRLKMAAEFGAATFNFTKCNTVEEVKKLTKVRGGADVVIELSGAASAYRTIFDMIRLEGRIVTVGHPGGPVEINVTQNINLKGASIKGIFGRRIWTTWHDLTSLMAAKRIDLLKVVTHRFSFAEYEQAFAQISQGAGKILFLKDKDKE, from the coding sequence ATGAAAGCGGTCGTAAAAAACAGCACGGACATCGGCCTTGAATACCGGGAGGTTGACAAGCCAGTCCCCAAACCCCACGAAGTCCTGATCGAAGTGGAAGCGGCATCCATCTGCGGAACGGATATCCATTATTATAAGTGGGATCAGAACGCCAAGGATTTCGCGGGAAAATTCAACGTCCAGTTCCCCTTTATCATCGGCCACGAATTCTCCGGCACCATCGTTGCTGTGGGTGAAGCGGTTTCCACCCGCAAAGTTGGCCAGCGGGTCGCCATTGAAACGCACATCCCCTGCGGGACCTGTTTTCAGTGTGAAAACGGCGAAGCGCACAACTGTGCAAACATGAGCGTCTACGGCACCAGCTGCAACGGATGCTTTGCCCCTTACGCCGTGGCGGACGAAAAGATCTCCTTTGTCCTTCCCGATGAGGTGAGCTTTGAAGAAGGCGCGCTGCTCGAACCGGCCGGTGTCGCAATGCGGGCGGTCGAGGAGGCGAGGATTGCTCCCGGAGATACGGTTGTCATCAACGGATGCGGGCCGATCGGGCTTATGGCAATCCAGATTGCCTATGCGGCGGGAGCCGGACGGGTAATCGCCTTCGATATGGACGAATACCGGCTCAAAATGGCCGCGGAATTTGGCGCGGCTACCTTCAACTTCACCAAATGCAACACGGTGGAGGAGGTCAAAAAGCTCACCAAAGTGCGCGGCGGCGCGGATGTGGTCATCGAGCTTTCCGGCGCGGCCAGCGCCTACAGAACGATCTTTGATATGATCCGGCTCGAAGGCCGGATCGTCACTGTTGGACACCCCGGCGGTCCGGTGGAAATCAACGTCACCCAGAATATCAATCTGAAAGGAGCCAGCATCAAAGGCATCTTCGGCCGGCGCATCTGGACCACCTGGCATGACCTGACCTCCCTGATGGCTGCCAAACGCATCGACCTTCTGAAGGTGGTCACCCACCGGTTTTCTTTTGCGGAATACGAACAGGCTTTTGCGCAGATCAGCCAGGGCGCCGGTAAAATCCTGTTCCTGAAAGATAAAGATAAGGAGTGA
- a CDS encoding transketolase — MENARTERLQKIANQMRLEVVRMVHNAGDGHPGPCMSAMDILTCLYFDQMNIRPEDPKWPDRDRFILSKGHACPALYTALAYKGYFSKAEFDGLRSLGSILQGHPTLQKTPGLDMTSGSLGNGLGIATGMAIAGKYRKQDYYTYVIMGDGELQEGSVWEAAMCAKKNSLDHLIAFIDHNNWQSGGSVTECSGLLPVREKWEAFGWFTQEIDGHNIDEILGAIEAAKAQKGQPAAIVARTVKGKGLDYMEDDNSWHKRVPDDAQLERAIELLGGDQK, encoded by the coding sequence GTGGAGAACGCACGCACCGAAAGACTGCAGAAGATCGCCAACCAGATGCGCCTGGAAGTCGTTAGAATGGTCCACAACGCGGGTGACGGGCATCCCGGTCCCTGCATGTCCGCCATGGATATCCTGACCTGTCTCTATTTTGACCAGATGAATATCCGTCCGGAAGATCCGAAATGGCCTGACCGCGACCGGTTCATCCTTTCCAAAGGCCACGCTTGCCCCGCGCTTTATACGGCGCTCGCTTATAAAGGGTACTTCTCCAAAGCGGAATTCGACGGTCTGCGCAGCCTCGGTTCGATACTGCAGGGACACCCCACGCTCCAGAAAACCCCCGGGCTTGACATGACCTCCGGATCGCTTGGGAACGGCCTTGGAATTGCCACCGGCATGGCAATCGCAGGAAAATACCGCAAGCAGGATTACTACACCTACGTCATCATGGGCGACGGCGAGCTACAGGAGGGTTCCGTTTGGGAAGCCGCCATGTGCGCGAAGAAAAACAGCCTTGACCATCTGATCGCTTTTATCGACCACAACAACTGGCAGAGCGGCGGCTCGGTGACCGAATGCTCCGGCCTGCTTCCCGTCCGGGAAAAGTGGGAAGCCTTCGGGTGGTTCACACAGGAGATCGACGGTCATAATATCGACGAAATCCTCGGCGCGATCGAAGCGGCAAAAGCGCAGAAAGGCCAGCCGGCCGCGATCGTCGCAAGAACGGTCAAGGGAAAAGGCCTCGACTATATGGAGGACGACAATTCCTGGCACAAGCGGGTTCCAGACGACGCGCAGCTGGAACGTGCCATCGAGCTTTTGGGAGGGGATCAGAAATGA
- a CDS encoding transketolase family protein, with protein sequence MMKYSGSREAFTAALLDIAEKDDRAMLVSADSLKAMRATKFAEQYPDRYVECGISEQDAVLVASGLASCGLVPFVGTYGGFITMRACEQMRTYCAYPNMNVKLIGINGGLLGGEREGVTHQFIEDLGIVRTIPNITVLTPADQYQVYGAVKAAMEIDGPVYVRCASGREPIVYDESVPFTFGKIRVLKNYGDDVAIFAAGYLMNRAVQAAEDLKAQGISATLVDVSTLKPIDEQGVAEVLARCKRAVTVEDHNVIGGLGSAIAETAAKLCPTPMAFIGVQDRFAESGAADALLDAYGMSADAIVKAAKELCSR encoded by the coding sequence ATGATGAAATACAGCGGTTCCAGAGAAGCATTTACCGCAGCGCTGCTTGATATTGCGGAAAAGGACGACCGCGCGATGCTGGTCTCGGCAGATTCCCTGAAGGCCATGCGCGCTACAAAATTTGCCGAACAGTACCCCGACCGTTATGTGGAATGCGGCATCTCCGAACAGGACGCGGTGCTGGTCGCATCCGGCCTTGCAAGCTGCGGACTGGTCCCGTTCGTCGGGACCTACGGCGGATTCATCACCATGCGCGCCTGCGAACAGATGCGCACCTACTGCGCTTACCCCAATATGAACGTAAAACTCATCGGGATTAACGGCGGTCTGCTCGGCGGTGAACGGGAAGGCGTGACCCACCAGTTTATCGAGGATTTGGGCATCGTGCGCACCATCCCGAATATCACGGTGCTGACCCCGGCGGACCAGTATCAGGTCTACGGCGCGGTGAAAGCCGCCATGGAAATCGACGGCCCGGTCTATGTCCGCTGCGCCAGCGGACGGGAGCCTATCGTCTATGACGAAAGCGTCCCGTTCACATTTGGAAAGATCCGCGTCCTAAAAAACTACGGCGACGATGTGGCCATTTTTGCCGCCGGCTATCTGATGAACCGGGCGGTCCAGGCGGCTGAAGATCTGAAAGCACAAGGCATCTCCGCCACGCTGGTGGATGTCTCCACCCTCAAGCCGATCGACGAGCAGGGCGTTGCCGAGGTGCTTGCGCGCTGTAAGCGGGCGGTGACTGTTGAGGATCACAATGTGATCGGCGGGCTCGGCAGCGCAATCGCGGAAACCGCTGCAAAACTCTGCCCGACACCCATGGCCTTTATCGGCGTGCAGGACCGCTTCGCGGAATCCGGAGCCGCCGACGCGCTGCTGGATGCCTACGGCATGTCGGCGGATGCAATTGTAAAAGCGGCAAAAGAACTTTGCAGCCGCTGA
- a CDS encoding 3-keto-5-aminohexanoate cleavage protein yields the protein MDKVILEARINEYAMRDRNPHVPWTVREIVDEAQRVRDAGAAILHFHARNPDGSPCNRPETYAEIIEKVREKTDILLLPTLGFNSNDKEERDRIRIICALAENPATRPDIIPLDMGSVNLEQYDEASGQFRNEDEVYLNPTGTLEFCAREMKKYKIKVKMTCWDVGFVRRGKKFLDQGLITKPGYFLFHLTEGRYLTGHPCTKEGVDALRSTLPDEECYWTANCLGGNLLNVAPHVIASGGNLAIGIGDYHYSELGAPKNEMLITRAVKIARQFDREIASPGDVKKMIHAE from the coding sequence ATGGACAAGGTAATCTTGGAGGCGCGGATCAATGAATACGCCATGCGGGACAGGAATCCGCATGTCCCCTGGACTGTGCGGGAAATCGTCGACGAGGCGCAGCGGGTCCGGGATGCGGGGGCCGCGATTCTCCATTTCCATGCGCGCAATCCGGATGGAAGTCCCTGCAACCGCCCGGAAACATACGCCGAAATCATCGAAAAGGTCCGGGAAAAGACCGATATCCTCCTGCTTCCCACCCTTGGTTTCAACAGCAACGACAAGGAGGAAAGGGACCGCATCCGGATCATCTGCGCCCTCGCGGAAAACCCCGCCACCCGCCCGGACATCATCCCGCTCGACATGGGCAGCGTCAACCTGGAACAATACGATGAAGCCTCCGGCCAATTCCGAAACGAGGACGAGGTCTACCTGAATCCCACCGGCACGCTGGAGTTTTGCGCCCGCGAAATGAAAAAATATAAAATCAAGGTGAAGATGACCTGCTGGGACGTCGGTTTTGTCCGGCGCGGAAAGAAATTTCTTGACCAGGGGCTGATCACCAAGCCGGGCTATTTCCTGTTCCATCTGACCGAAGGGCGGTATCTGACCGGACACCCCTGCACCAAGGAGGGCGTCGATGCCCTGCGCAGCACCCTGCCCGACGAGGAATGCTACTGGACGGCCAACTGCCTGGGCGGCAACCTTTTAAATGTCGCCCCGCATGTGATCGCGTCGGGGGGGAACCTTGCCATCGGCATTGGGGATTACCATTACAGCGAGCTCGGCGCGCCCAAAAATGAAATGCTCATCACCCGGGCCGTCAAAATTGCCCGACAGTTTGACCGTGAAATCGCATCGCCCGGCGATGTGAAAAAGATGATCCACGCAGAATGA
- the dctP gene encoding TRAP transporter substrate-binding protein: MKKILSVLLATVLITSFAACGAGNSSASQSSAAPAASSPDGGSAPASDEKAVILKVGGIQTTEDPSTEALYKMAELAKEKSGGSLTLEVYPASQLGNATAQVEAVGMGSQDMFVDAGWMGTFLQDKTIDSMWFLFQNAEHYDKYINSDLNKQMEEDFRELKGIRIIASNWYRAARSFVTKAPITTAADFSNMKIRVPELTGYLESVDAIGGKATQIAWSETYLALSQGVCDAAEGPLDNLYSMNFFEAAPNVTITEHNRDSMQVMINDRTFQNLSANQQEALTQAALEAGDWYTEQISTACEEALKAMEEKGANIAQLDPAELEKLREMVTARASELDASGKYWTAGMYQQIADMAE, from the coding sequence ATGAAAAAAATCCTAAGCGTCCTGTTGGCTACTGTCCTGATCACTTCGTTCGCCGCCTGCGGCGCGGGCAATTCCAGCGCGTCCCAGTCCTCCGCGGCGCCGGCGGCCTCTTCCCCAGACGGCGGGAGCGCACCCGCTTCCGATGAAAAAGCGGTCATACTGAAGGTTGGCGGAATCCAGACCACCGAGGACCCCTCCACCGAAGCGCTCTACAAGATGGCTGAACTCGCCAAAGAAAAAAGCGGCGGCAGCCTTACGCTGGAAGTTTATCCCGCGTCCCAGCTGGGTAACGCGACCGCGCAGGTGGAAGCGGTTGGCATGGGCTCGCAGGATATGTTTGTGGACGCGGGCTGGATGGGCACCTTCCTGCAGGATAAGACGATCGACAGCATGTGGTTCCTGTTCCAGAACGCCGAACACTATGACAAATACATCAACAGCGATCTGAACAAACAGATGGAGGAGGATTTCCGCGAGCTCAAGGGTATCCGAATCATCGCGAGCAACTGGTACCGTGCGGCGCGTTCATTCGTCACCAAAGCCCCCATCACCACTGCGGCGGATTTTTCCAACATGAAAATCCGCGTCCCGGAACTCACCGGTTATCTCGAGTCCGTGGATGCGATCGGCGGCAAGGCGACCCAGATCGCATGGAGCGAAACCTATCTGGCACTGTCGCAGGGCGTCTGCGACGCAGCAGAAGGCCCGCTCGACAATCTGTACAGCATGAATTTCTTCGAGGCGGCCCCAAATGTCACGATCACCGAGCACAATCGTGACAGCATGCAGGTCATGATCAACGACCGGACCTTCCAGAATCTGTCCGCCAATCAGCAGGAAGCGCTGACCCAGGCCGCGCTGGAAGCCGGCGACTGGTACACCGAACAGATTTCCACCGCCTGCGAAGAAGCGCTCAAGGCGATGGAGGAAAAGGGCGCCAACATCGCCCAGCTGGACCCGGCGGAGCTTGAAAAGCTCCGGGAGATGGTGACCGCGCGGGCTTCCGAGCTGGACGCCTCCGGAAAATACTGGACGGCCGGAATGTACCAGCAGATCGCTGACATGGCCGAATAA
- a CDS encoding TRAP transporter small permease, translated as MNLLKKLNYLFYQVSKKTGAFMLLVLIVTVTMGIISRYLFNNPFTWVEELATFLFVWISFLGATTATYEKRHVAVDFLVSKLPGSVNGMIKIIVYLFILAFMVMIVAGSFILFPTMQHVSVALRIPRYCYYISITLSSVMMFSIYLAELIEYLTMTKKGVSEA; from the coding sequence ATGAATCTACTGAAAAAACTGAATTACCTGTTCTACCAGGTCAGCAAAAAAACCGGCGCGTTTATGCTGCTCGTCCTGATTGTCACGGTGACCATGGGGATTATCAGCCGTTATCTTTTCAACAACCCTTTCACCTGGGTTGAAGAACTGGCGACCTTCCTTTTTGTCTGGATCTCATTTCTCGGAGCAACGACCGCTACCTATGAAAAAAGACATGTGGCGGTCGATTTCCTCGTCAGCAAGCTTCCTGGGTCGGTAAACGGCATGATCAAGATCATCGTCTATCTGTTCATCCTTGCCTTTATGGTGATGATCGTGGCCGGCTCCTTCATCCTGTTCCCCACCATGCAGCATGTCAGCGTGGCGCTGCGGATCCCGCGCTACTGCTACTATATCTCGATTACACTGTCGTCCGTCATGATGTTCTCCATCTATCTGGCGGAACTGATCGAATACCTGACGATGACGAAAAAAGGGGTGAGTGAAGCATGA
- a CDS encoding TRAP transporter large permease, which yields MIPMLLIVFLILLLLGVPVAFSLGIPTILYFFLNIGTIPIEFMPHAMTNPLFNYVLIALPAFLLSGRMMNGTGVTNRIFNLARALVGRFRGGLIYTNIFASMMFASMSGTAVGDAGGLGQVEMEMMDRAGYKKDVAAGVTAASSVLGPIIPPSVNMVILGATASISIGKLFMGGIIPGLLMAAALMLNVTLRAHFTEEGRSWPVDKVPGKEVLNACLQGILPMLCPVIIIGGISLGVVTPTEAAILAIDYAILLGLLYREISFKSVWETLEATVASAGTFMYIIAVAGFYTWILTREGLPQMLTALLQPVVGYSQTVGLLVIAAFLLVVGCFLDTTAAILMVAPILMPIVNSLQIDPILFGIIMVVALIIGIITPPFGICLFVVSDVAKLPVSAVTKESLRYLPAMFITLLLLIFFPQLVTWLPGLLA from the coding sequence ATGATTCCGATGCTGTTGATTGTTTTCCTGATTTTACTGCTTTTGGGTGTCCCTGTGGCTTTTTCACTTGGGATTCCGACGATTCTTTATTTCTTTCTGAATATCGGTACCATCCCGATCGAATTCATGCCTCACGCGATGACAAATCCGCTTTTCAACTATGTGCTGATCGCGCTGCCGGCTTTCCTGCTTTCCGGCCGGATGATGAACGGCACCGGAGTCACCAACCGCATTTTTAACCTGGCGCGCGCGCTGGTGGGACGTTTCCGCGGCGGACTTATCTATACCAACATCTTCGCAAGCATGATGTTCGCCTCGATGTCGGGCACAGCGGTCGGGGATGCCGGCGGGCTCGGCCAGGTCGAAATGGAAATGATGGACCGCGCGGGATATAAAAAGGACGTAGCGGCAGGCGTTACTGCCGCTTCGAGCGTGTTGGGGCCGATCATCCCGCCGAGTGTCAACATGGTCATCCTCGGCGCGACTGCTTCGATCTCGATCGGCAAACTTTTTATGGGCGGGATCATCCCCGGGCTCCTGATGGCTGCCGCGCTGATGCTCAATGTTACCCTGCGCGCCCACTTCACCGAAGAGGGCCGTTCCTGGCCGGTCGACAAAGTGCCGGGAAAAGAGGTCTTAAACGCCTGCCTGCAGGGGATTTTGCCCATGCTCTGCCCGGTCATCATCATCGGCGGAATTTCGCTCGGCGTCGTCACGCCCACCGAGGCCGCCATCCTGGCGATCGACTACGCCATCCTGCTCGGACTTCTCTATCGGGAGATCTCCTTTAAAAGCGTTTGGGAAACCCTGGAGGCCACCGTTGCTTCGGCCGGCACCTTCATGTACATCATTGCGGTGGCTGGTTTTTACACCTGGATTCTGACCCGTGAAGGCCTGCCGCAGATGCTCACCGCTCTGCTTCAGCCGGTTGTCGGCTACAGCCAGACCGTGGGACTGCTCGTTATCGCCGCCTTCCTTCTGGTGGTAGGGTGTTTCCTCGACACCACGGCCGCCATCCTGATGGTCGCCCCCATCCTGATGCCAATCGTAAACTCTTTGCAGATCGATCCCATCTTATTCGGTATCATCATGGTGGTCGCTCTGATTATCGGCATCATCACGCCTCCGTTCGGCATCTGCCTGTTCGTGGTCTCCGATGTGGCCAAGCTCCCGGTGAGTGCCGTCACAAAGGAATCCCTGCGTTATCTGCCGGCCATGTTCATCACTCTGCTGCTGCTCATTTTCTTCCCGCAGCTGGTGACTTGGCTGCCGGGGCTGCTGGCTTGA
- a CDS encoding FadR/GntR family transcriptional regulator, translated as MKVSGSMATDKVTNYIRDCIMAGKWQSGDKLPTEQEFCTQVGVSRSCVREAMKVLEASHIVEIRRGDGTYISDPDQISFMGPLLFKIILKKNTLQELYDFRESIEMGVMRLAICNANADDFANLESCNQKMQDFIDQRKSDSWELYQLDLMFHKHLAEATHNTIMRDVYQFTFDIFAPFILQNYEKGQNAESALATHTEILNALKSGDFLQVGYAIRASVDLWSTWIGQENARDIVLAELWKTNRPDRQPKSIPEESD; from the coding sequence ATGAAAGTATCCGGCTCGATGGCGACTGACAAAGTGACCAATTATATCAGAGATTGTATCATGGCCGGGAAATGGCAGAGCGGGGACAAGCTGCCGACCGAACAGGAATTCTGCACACAGGTTGGCGTCAGCCGAAGCTGTGTCAGGGAAGCTATGAAAGTACTGGAGGCAAGCCACATTGTGGAGATCCGCCGCGGCGACGGGACCTATATTTCGGACCCGGATCAGATCTCTTTTATGGGCCCGCTGCTTTTCAAGATCATCCTGAAAAAGAACACCCTCCAGGAACTCTATGATTTCCGGGAATCCATCGAGATGGGGGTCATGCGGCTGGCCATCTGCAACGCAAACGCGGATGATTTCGCAAATCTGGAGTCCTGCAACCAAAAAATGCAGGATTTCATCGACCAGCGCAAATCCGACAGCTGGGAACTGTATCAGCTGGACCTGATGTTTCACAAACATCTGGCGGAGGCGACGCACAACACCATCATGCGGGACGTGTACCAGTTTACATTTGATATCTTTGCCCCCTTCATCCTGCAAAACTATGAAAAGGGACAGAATGCCGAATCCGCCCTCGCGACCCATACGGAAATCTTGAACGCGCTGAAAAGCGGAGATTTTCTCCAGGTGGGTTATGCGATCCGCGCGTCGGTCGACCTCTGGAGCACCTGGATTGGGCAGGAAAACGCGCGGGATATCGTGCTGGCGGAGCTGTGGAAGACAAACCGGCCGGACCGCCAGCCAAAAAGCATTCCGGAAGAATCAGACTGA
- a CDS encoding D-2-hydroxyacid dehydrogenase, giving the protein MKIIILDGYTENPGDLSWAGLEAFGELTVYDRTPLDDEQAAIARIGDAEIVFTNKTPITRTVIDSCPNLKFISVLATGYNVVDYQYAREKGIPVTNIPAYGTASVGQFAIALLLEVCHHIGHHNKAVHEGRWEHNDDWCFWDYPLIELAGKTMGIIGFGRIGQATGRIAKALGMKVIAYDSYPNESGKALAEYVDLETVLKTSDVIALHCPLFPETEGIISRENIAKMKDGVIILNNSRGPLIVEQDLADALNSGKVYAAGLDVVSTEPIKGDNPLLGAKNCIITPHISWAPKESRQRIMDCAAENVKAYLSGNPVNVVN; this is encoded by the coding sequence ATGAAAATCATCATTTTGGACGGCTATACAGAAAATCCCGGCGACCTTTCATGGGCGGGACTGGAAGCCTTTGGGGAGTTGACCGTCTATGACCGCACCCCCCTGGACGATGAACAGGCGGCGATCGCACGCATCGGGGACGCCGAGATTGTATTCACGAACAAAACCCCTATCACCCGGACAGTCATCGACTCCTGTCCAAATTTGAAGTTTATCAGCGTGCTGGCGACCGGCTACAATGTCGTGGATTATCAGTATGCGCGGGAAAAGGGGATTCCCGTCACCAATATCCCGGCCTACGGCACCGCGTCAGTGGGACAGTTCGCGATCGCGCTGCTTCTGGAAGTCTGCCACCACATCGGGCACCACAACAAGGCGGTGCACGAGGGCAGATGGGAGCATAACGACGACTGGTGCTTCTGGGATTACCCGCTGATCGAGCTTGCGGGCAAAACGATGGGGATCATCGGGTTTGGGCGGATCGGTCAGGCGACGGGACGGATCGCGAAGGCGCTGGGGATGAAGGTGATCGCGTACGATTCGTATCCGAATGAGAGCGGAAAAGCGCTGGCGGAATATGTGGATCTGGAAACGGTGCTGAAAACCTCGGATGTGATCGCGCTGCACTGCCCGCTGTTCCCGGAGACCGAAGGGATCATCAGCAGGGAAAACATCGCGAAGATGAAGGATGGGGTGATCATCCTGAACAACTCGCGGGGTCCGCTCATCGTGGAGCAGGACTTGGCGGACGCGTTAAACAGCGGGAAGGTTTACGCGGCGGGGCTGGATGTGGTATCGACCGAGCCGATCAAGGGGGACAACCCGCTTTTGGGGGCGAAGAACTGCATCATCACGCCGCACATCAGCTGGGCGCCCAAGGAGAGCCGCCAGCGCATCATGGACTGCGCAGCCGAGAACGTCAAGGCGTATCTCTCCGGCAATCCGGTCAACGTGGTCAACTGA